The window TGGCGCTGAAGAGGAGTACCACAGCGACGACCTCGAGTTCCACATCCGACCCGCCAGGCAGGAAGACCTCGCAGGGATCGTCGGGGCGATCCGACAGGTCGCCAGCGAGAGAACGTACATCGTGGCCGAGAGCGTCGCAGACGAGGTCGACCACCAGGACGCGCTGCTTCGGAGCAACGAAATCGAGTCCCGAATGTTCTTCGTCGCGACGGTCAACGACGAGGTCGTCGGGTGGGTACACCTCCACGCCCCCGAACTGGACAAACTCAGTCACACCGCGGAGTTGACCGTCGGCGTCATCGAGGAGTATCGCAGCCACGGCATCGGCTCGCACCTCCTCTCCCGTGGCCTCGAGTGGGCCGGGGCGAACGAGTACGAGAAGGTGTACAACAGCGTCCCCTCGACCAACGAGGACGCCGTCGAGTTCCTCGAAACCCACGGCTGGGAGGTCGAGGCCGTCCGCGAGGATCACTACAAACTCGACGGCGAGTACGTCGACGAAGTGATGATGGCCCTCGAACTGTAGGCTTTTCGTCGTTCGAAACTGACGTTTTCGCCCGTTTTCCGCGTCGTCCGTTTCCACCTGTTGGGCTCACATGCTCGAGACTCGAGATTCAGGATTCGCGACTCGAGCCCAGAGAACGTCTATACCGTCCAGTAACGGCACGCAGCGTCGCCACGGGAGCACTCATTGAGGGCAGCGATGACGACCGCGGGAACCGAAAGACAGTTTTCCCGATCCACATAATCGGAAGGCATGCTCTCGATTGCACTTGCCGGCAAGCCCAACGCCGGCAAGTCGACGTTCTACACCGCGGCGACGATGGCCGACGTCGACGTCGCGAACTACCCCTTCACCACCATCGACGCCAATCGCGGCGTCAGCTACGTTCGCACCGAATGCCCCTGCCTCGAGCGCGACGAGCGCTGCACCAGCGACGACTGCCGCGACGGCAAACGCTACGTCCCGATCGAACTGCTCGACGTGGCCGGCCTGGTTCCGGGGGCCCACGAGGGGAAAGGCCTCGGGAACCAGTTCCTCGACGAACTGACGAACGCCGACGTCA of the Natronosalvus vescus genome contains:
- a CDS encoding GNAT family N-acetyltransferase — its product is MTFTETIDFGHEDRKRIYEYVERHGAVEPDDVQERLTIDPGGFRHHVAILKRDGRLDDRDGLLRVTIDAGAEEEYHSDDLEFHIRPARQEDLAGIVGAIRQVASERTYIVAESVADEVDHQDALLRSNEIESRMFFVATVNDEVVGWVHLHAPELDKLSHTAELTVGVIEEYRSHGIGSHLLSRGLEWAGANEYEKVYNSVPSTNEDAVEFLETHGWEVEAVREDHYKLDGEYVDEVMMALEL